CAGCGGGCGAGTGGTTGGGTGGCTTGCAACCTGGAAAGCAGGCGATGCTCCTCGAGGGCGTGGAGGTCTATGGACTCCCGATGAATGTGGTGTTGACCCGGACAGATCAGGGGGATACCCCTGATCGTGGCGAGCAACGCCACCGCCGCCAGTCGCATGCTGAAGGGATACCGCAAGCGCTGGAGAATCGAATGTCTGTTCAGGGCGCTCAAAACGAAGGGCTTCCGGTTGGAAAACACCCATATGACGCGTCCCACTCATGTGACGCGACTGCTTTGTTTGCTCACCCTGGCGTATGTCTGGAGCGTCCTGGTCGGCATCGACCAGGACACGGCGCTGAAAAAACATGGACGGCGGGCCTGGAGTGTCGTGACTCTAGGTCTACGGGCGCTCGTTCGGGCGTCTTCCCGTCAGATCGGAACCTCAATGGACGAACTGCTCCACCTGATTCAATTCTGGACGCCGGACCAGACGACGGCTGTGGAAAGTGTCGGGTACTGAGGGGGAGACCCAGTGTTGAGGATTCTCAGGACAAAATTTATCTGGATGTTAAATAAATCCTGTTTAACTCTGACAACCCCTGTCTGATCGACTATTCCTTCAATCTTCATCTTCTGGGAGGGTGGCTTGTCAAGCGTCCTGCCGATGTATAGGGTGGGCCACATCAGCACGGCTCCTTGGGACCATGTCTGATAGAGGCAGTGAAGCGCGGTCCTGTATACGGGCACCTGGGACGCGTGGAGCCAATGGTGCGACCGGCTATCCGTCAATCCGCGACCTGTCGCGGTCACATTCCCGCCTGATTCAGGCAGCGGCGTTCATAACACGCCGGGGAGGCACCGTGAATTCTATCGTTCGGGGTATTAGAGATTTCGGCCTTGATCTCTCTTTGTTGATCCGCGTTGGAGGTGGACAGGCCAGCGCAGACGTTGCGTTCGAAGGCTGCGCTGCTCAGGGCCCGCAACTTCTGGTCCAGAATTCGTGTGATGACAGTGCAGTCCACGATCTGGTCACTGAGGTTCACCGTTTGATGGGGCAAGCTTACCAGGAGTACCGCAATGCGCGGCTGTGTCAATGGACGGCGCAACTTGTCTCGCCTGTCGGAAGTGACGTTCGCCTGAGCGTCTTCGATCAATGGTTGCTCGAAAAGCTGCTGGTTCACTGCCCTCATTTTCAACTGGGCTGGACGCCGCTGCAAGACCATCCTGCTGCCTTCCGACTGAGGCGTGATGTCGGCAGCCTCTGGATTCAGGTCATGCCAGCGGACCGCAGCGGAATATGCTGCACAAGTGTGGTGCCGGTGAGTGATGTCCATAGCATGACCAACGCCGTGCGCGGTTTTCTTGACCAAGTTATCGTGGCCAGCGTCCTGGCAGAGGCGGCAGATTAACATGGCCTACCGTTCCAGATTTGCACTGTTGACTTTGGGTTGCCTGATTCTGGGGGCCTGCGGCACCCTCCCACCCTCTCCCTCCCAGGCGATTTCACGTCCTCACGGCACGCTGAGTGCTGCTGGCCTGCAGAGTCAGACAGCGACTGACCGCACCTTGCTCGTCGATCATGCTGGCTTCAAGCCAGGTGGTGCCAGGTGGTGGGCCGAAGGAGCCAGATGGTGGGCTGAAGGAGCCAGATGGTGGGCCGAAGGAGCCAGGTGGTGGGCTGAAGGAGCCAGGTGGTGGGCTGAAGGGGTCTTTGAACCTATGCCTGCCAATTCGGAGGTGCTGCGCACCGTCAAGATTGATGTGGCTCAAGCCAGGGCACCTGGGATGGGCCGGGGCGTGGTGGTGGCCGTGATCGACTCTGGAATCGATCTGGACCACCCGATGCTCAGAGGTGCGCTGCTGCCGGGCCGCGACTTCGTGGACAAAGACCTCGATCCATCCGAAGAAGGCACCGATGGCGACGCCGCGTACGGGCACGGAACGGCGGTGGCCGGCATTCTTCGTCAGGTGGCACCTGAGGCCAAACTTCTGCCCCTGCGGGTGCTGAGTCCTAATGGCTCTGGAGACGCAGACAGCGTGGCCGAGGCCATTCGCTTTGCCGTCAATCAGGGCGCACACATCATCCATCTGAGCATCGCTGCTTCGGTGTCCAACAAGGGGGTGCGCGCCGCGCTGCAATTTGCGGTCTCCAGGGGTGTTCTGGTGGTGGCCGCCTGCGGCAATGACGGCAGCGCCAACCCCGAGGCGCCGGCCAATGCGCTGGACGGTAAAAACCCTCTGGGACAGTTTGGTGTTTCCGTCAGCGCCGTCAATGTCGACGGAACTTTTCCCAGCTGGAGTACGCGTGGCGGTGAAGTGCTGGCCCCAGGAGTGGCGCTTCAGAGCGCCTATCCTCAGGGCCAGACGGTCAGCGCGACGGGCTCCTCGTTCGCGGCGCCGTTGGCCACCGGCGCACTTGCCCTGGCCCTGGCCGAAGGCAAGGACCCTGCCGTGCTGGCCGCCCGATTGACCTCAGGGGCTATGCTGGACGCCTCCCAGTTGCTTCAGTAACTTCTTTGTCTGTCGCGCTGGGTCTCCCACGTGGAGCAAGGAGCCCAGGGTGAACGATCCAGCACATCATCTCGACGTTCTGCTCGGCCAGGCCCGTGAGCTGCGAGGAAGTGACGATGCGCGCGCGACGCTGCTCTTTGAGCAGGCCGTGACGGCGGCCCGCGCGCTGAGTGCTTTTCCGGAGCTGGCTGAGGCTTTGAATGCCCTGGCGGGGCTTGAGCATAGCCGCGGGGAAAGTCAGAGCGCCTTCACCCATCTGGAAGAAGCCCTCTCCA
This genomic window from Deinococcus aerolatus contains:
- a CDS encoding S8 family peptidase, whose amino-acid sequence is MPANSEVLRTVKIDVAQARAPGMGRGVVVAVIDSGIDLDHPMLRGALLPGRDFVDKDLDPSEEGTDGDAAYGHGTAVAGILRQVAPEAKLLPLRVLSPNGSGDADSVAEAIRFAVNQGAHIIHLSIAASVSNKGVRAALQFAVSRGVLVVAACGNDGSANPEAPANALDGKNPLGQFGVSVSAVNVDGTFPSWSTRGGEVLAPGVALQSAYPQGQTVSATGSSFAAPLATGALALALAEGKDPAVLAARLTSGAMLDASQLLQ
- a CDS encoding transposase → MASNATAASRMLKGYRKRWRIECLFRALKTKGFRLENTHMTRPTHVTRLLCLLTLAYVWSVLVGIDQDTALKKHGRRAWSVVTLGLRALVRASSRQIGTSMDELLHLIQFWTPDQTTAVESVGY